In Candidatus Thermoplasmatota archaeon, the genomic stretch CTCCACAACTGGGCAATTTCCAAACCGTATATGGATAAAACGGGCATGACTTTTAAAGATGTATACGAATATTGCAAAAACAAAGATGAAAAAACACTTGCAAAAAAACTGCCAATGTATAAGATCGCTCTAGATATGGTCGTAGAGCATTTGCCCGATCCAAAAAAGGCACAGAAGTATCGTATTCCCGTAATATGGAAAGGTGATCCAGAGTCACCTGTAGGAAAGGCAATGCTGGGGTGCGATTCAAACGGCCCTCTTGCAGTGATGGTAACAAAGATTATTATCGATCCTCATGCCGGAGAAGTTGCATTCGGACGTGTTTACAGCGGAGAAATAAGGGAGGGACAGGAGGTATATATCGTCGGGATGCCCAAAAAATATAGAACTCAGCAAGTCGCAATTATGGTTGGGAGCGACCGAATTACCGTGAATGAAGTTGAAGCTGGAAATATAGCAGCCGTAACCGGCTTAAGGGATGCAATTGCTGGCTCAACCATCACAACCGTGCCAGATGTGGAAGCCTTTGAGGGAATAAAGTACATATCAGAACCCGTGGTTACAGTAAGGGTGGAGGCAAAACACCCCTCAGATTTGCCAAAACTCGTAAAGGCGCTGAGAAACATATCAAAATCAGATCCTTCAATAGTTGTATCCATAAATCAGGAATCAGGAGAATACCTGATGAGCGGTATGGGCGAGTTGCATCTTGAAATTACTGAATACAGAATAATACACGAGCAGGGAGTAGATATCATAACTTCAGAGCCAACGGTAATATACAGAGAAACTGTGGAGAAAAAATCCCCTAAATTTGAGGGAAAATCTCCGAATAAACACAACTACCTCTATGTTGAAGTAGAGCCGCTGGATGAAAAAATAGTAAAAGCCATTCAGGAGGGAGAAATACCCGAAAATGTTAAGAAGCATGGGAAAGAAGCGGCAAAGATTCTCCAGAATTTGGGTATGGATAGGGTGGAAGCCAAAGGAACATTCATGATAAAAGGCCCGAATTTAATCACTGATGTTACCAAAGGAATACAGCATTTATTCGAGACGAAAGAATTACTTAAGCAGGCATTTGAAGAAGTAATCAACAGTGGTCCAAGGGCGAACGAACCTGTGATGGGAACCAAAGTTCGCCTTGTAGACGCAAAGTTGCATGAGGATGCAATTCATAGAGGGCCTGCACAGATCATCCCTGCCATGAGAAACGCCATATACGGGGCGATGACGCTGGCAAAGCCGAAGCTTCTTGAGCCGATGCAGAAGATATATATCTCAGT encodes the following:
- a CDS encoding elongation factor EF-2, producing the protein MGRKEENVKKAEKLRRQLDKIRNIGVIAHIDHGKTTFSDNLLAGAGMISEELAGEQLALDYDEQEQARGITINAASASMVYEYEGKEYLINLIDTPGHVDFGGDVTRAMRAVDGGIVVVCAVEGVMPQTETVLRQALREKVKPVLLINKVDRLINELKLNPEEMQARFLKVIAEVNELIRKMVPEEFKDEWKVRVEDGSVIFGSSLHNWAISKPYMDKTGMTFKDVYEYCKNKDEKTLAKKLPMYKIALDMVVEHLPDPKKAQKYRIPVIWKGDPESPVGKAMLGCDSNGPLAVMVTKIIIDPHAGEVAFGRVYSGEIREGQEVYIVGMPKKYRTQQVAIMVGSDRITVNEVEAGNIAAVTGLRDAIAGSTITTVPDVEAFEGIKYISEPVVTVRVEAKHPSDLPKLVKALRNISKSDPSIVVSINQESGEYLMSGMGELHLEITEYRIIHEQGVDIITSEPTVIYRETVEKKSPKFEGKSPNKHNYLYVEVEPLDEKIVKAIQEGEIPENVKKHGKEAAKILQNLGMDRVEAKGTFMIKGPNLITDVTKGIQHLFETKELLKQAFEEVINSGPRANEPVMGTKVRLVDAKLHEDAIHRGPAQIIPAMRNAIYGAMTLAKPKLLEPMQKIYISVPHELMGEVSKELQQRRATITDIKSERDMSIINGKVPVAEMFGFASAIRSATGGRVLWNTENMGFEPLPEFLQEGVTAKIRERKGLKPEPWGPEHYIG